The nucleotide window TTCGGTCAGCACGGCGCCGCCGACGAGCGTCCCGGCCTGCAGGCCAGCCAACGTGACAACCGGCAATAGCGCGTTGCGCAGCACGTGACGGCGCTGGATCACAGCATCCGACAGGCCCTTGGCGCGCGCGGTCTTGACGAAGTCGAGCCGGCTTACCTCCAGCATCGAGGCGCGCGTCATGCGGGCGTAGGTCGCCATGAAGAACAGCCCGATCGTCGTCGCCGGCAGGATCAGATGAGCGGCGACGTCGAGGACATGGGCAAGGCCGGTGTAGCCTGCGCCTACCGTCTCGTAACCAAAACTCGGCAGCCAATCCATCGTGACCGAAAACAACAGGATCGCCATCAGCGCGACCCAGAACAGCGGCGTGGCGTAGAAGATCAGCGCGGCCACCGTAATCGCGGTGTCGGCCCAGGTGCCGGCAAAGCGCGCCGCCAATGCGCCGAACAGGATGCCGAAGGCGAGCGAGATGGCGAATGCCGTGCCCGTCAGCAACAGCGTCGCCGGCAGCCGATCGAGGATCAGCTTCGAGACCGGCATCTGCTGGCGAAACGAAAATCCGAGATCGAGGCTGAGGATGCCTTTGACATACAGGAACAGTTGCACCGGCAGCGGCTGGTCGAGGCCGAACTTCTCGCGCAGTTGGGCGATGAAAAGCTGGTCTCCCGCGCCGGCTTCGCCTGCCATCACCACCGCCGGATCGCCCGGCGCCATCCGGATCAGGAAGAAGTTCATGACGACAAGCGCGAGAAGAACGACGATAGCTTTCGCGATCCGCTGGGCGATGAAGGAGATCATGGGCTGTCGCTTGCGTTGGAGACGCGGGGTAGCCGGGCGTCAGACTTGCGGCCTGACGCCCGATGAGGCGGCGATTACTTCTCGATCCAGGCGTCGCGGAAACCGTCGTTGACGCCGATG belongs to Bradyrhizobium icense and includes:
- a CDS encoding ABC transporter permease, which produces MISFIAQRIAKAIVVLLALVVMNFFLIRMAPGDPAVVMAGEAGAGDQLFIAQLREKFGLDQPLPVQLFLYVKGILSLDLGFSFRQQMPVSKLILDRLPATLLLTGTAFAISLAFGILFGALAARFAGTWADTAITVAALIFYATPLFWVALMAILLFSVTMDWLPSFGYETVGAGYTGLAHVLDVAAHLILPATTIGLFFMATYARMTRASMLEVSRLDFVKTARAKGLSDAVIQRRHVLRNALLPVVTLAGLQAGTLVGGAVLTETVFAWPGIGRLMYEALLQRDYNLLLGVFVVCSAMVLAFNLITDLVYRSVDPRIEFAA